One genomic window of Silurus meridionalis isolate SWU-2019-XX chromosome 22, ASM1480568v1, whole genome shotgun sequence includes the following:
- the pla2g10 gene encoding group 10 secretory phospholipase A2, with amino-acid sequence MSSNCIPESSIQFISVHTMTVLHRIFLLLSVSMASVVAERSVRSKRGLLELAGIIRCSTGRSGLSYLMYGCYCGLGGKGWPKDRTDWCCHKHDCCYGDAEIAGCKTTTDMYQWICDHKEVDCASLKDRCEKILCQCDREAGRCLRKASYNKKYAFWPDFLCGNEHPTCNIY; translated from the exons ATGAGCTCCAATTGCATTCCTGAGtcttcaattcagttcatttcagtTCACACAATGACAGTGCTGCATCGGATATTCCTGCTCCTCTCAG TCAGTATGGCTTCAGTGGTGGCTGAGAGGTCCGTAAGGAGTAAGAGAGGTCTACTGGAGCTGGCTGGCATCATCAGATGTAGCACAGGAAGGTCAGGATTATCATATTTGATGTATGGCTGCTATTGTGGGCTTGGAGGGAAAGGCTGGCCCAAGGACAGgactgactg GTGTTGTCACAAACATGATTGCTGCTACGGCGATGCGGAAATAGCAGGCTGCAAGACAACAACCGATATGTATCAATGGATTTGTGACCACAAAGAGGTTGACTGCG CTTCCCTTAAAGACAGATGTGAGAAAATCCTGTGCCAGTGTGACAGAGAAGCAGGCAGGTGCCTAAGAAAAGCCTCTTACAACAAGAAATATGCTTTTTGGCCAGACTTTCTGTGCGGCAATGAACATCCTACCTGCAATATATACTGA